Sequence from the Wielerella bovis genome:
TCAGGTTTTGCAAAGGTTTCAGTTTCCTAATATTGAATCGCAAGGACAACAAATTGTATTCGTATTACCAAGTCAATATCTAGGGAAATATTTCTCCCTAGTTCGCGTTATAATCGGTTTTTTCCTGCGAAATAGATGTTCAGATTCTTGAATCTGACAAATTTTATGGTGGTAGGAAATATCGGCTAATCCGAACTACCCTCATTTCGTTTTGCAAAAAATGACTATAATCATAAAAAAGGCAGCCTGAAAATGCATACCAAACTAGAAATTGAACGCCGTTTTCTCTTAAAAAACGACACTTGGCGCGAACACGCCAGCGCACCCAAAACGCTGCAACAAGGCTATTTGAGCGTAGAAAAAGAGCGCACCATTCGCGTGCGTATTGTGGGCGAACAAGCATGGCTCACACTCAAAGGCTACATCAGCGATGCCACTCGCAGCGAATTTGAATACGCAATCCCACTCGCCGATGCACAAATGATGATGGATACCATGTGTCCATTCAAAATCCAAAAAAATCGTTATCTGGTGGAATATTCAGGCTATACTTTTGAAATTGATGAGTTTTTTGGCGACAATGCGCCATTGATTTTGGCAGAATTAGAATTGCCCAGCGAAGATACCGATTATCCACGTCCCGATTGGTTGGGCGAAGAAATTACCGCCGATGGACGTTTTACCAATGCCTATATTAGCCAACACCCATATAGCACATGGTAACTTTCAGGCAGCCTGAAACAAAAAAACCTTTGTCATACAACAATAAACCTTGTATAATCCGCCGTTTTCGTAGGCAAATTTCTGCGATTTACCCTATTTGGCAAGGCACAAGCCCCAAAAATAACAACTAAATCCTTGTAAATATTGCCCAAAAACACGGTTTATGATATAAACCGCGTTTCATTTTTGATAAATTTTTTCATTTTTAAGTTTGGAGACCAATCATGGCAAAAGTTTGCAAAGTAACTGGCAAACGTCCAATGTCTGGCAACAACGTATCACATGCCAACAACAAAACCAAACGTCGCTTTTTGCCTAACTTGCAATCACGTCGTTTTTGGGTTGAGAGCGAAAACCGTTGGGTTCGCCTTCGTTTAACTAACGCAGCATTGCGCACTATTGACAAAAACGGTATTGATGCTGTTTTGGCTGACTTGCGTGCACGCGGTGAAGCGATTTAATTGCTGGAAAAAGGATTAATATCATGCGCGATAAAATCAAACTGGAATCTTCTGCTGGTACAGGTCATTTCTATACCACGACTAAAAACAAACGTACAATGCCAGGCAAAATGGAAATCAAAAAATTTGACCCAGTTGCTCGCAAACACGTTATTTACAAAGAAACCAAATTGAAATAATTTTTATGGTTTTAAATAAAAAAATCTCCGTATCATTTTTTATGACGGAGATTTTTTGTTGTGAAGAAATGATAAAGGCAGCCTGAAAATGCACGCTAAATTGGATAAATGGCTTTGTGAACATCCGCGCCGACCGAGACTTCATGGTTTCCCGCGTTTTTTAACGGAATTTTGGTTTTTTGGTTTGAAAGAGGCGCGTGCGTGTGTGTTTGCAGGTTTGTTTTTTGTGGCGATGTTTTTGGTGCCTAAATCGGGCATCTTGGGTTTGCCACGCTATGATGTGCTGTTAATTTTTGCGATAGTGGTGCAGTTGGGTATGTTATGGGCAAAATGGGAAACTTGGGACGAAATCAAGTCCATCACTTTGTTTCATATCGTTGGTTTTATATTGGAATTATTTAAAACATCGCCCGATATTCAGGCTGCCTTATTGCCTGCGGATGCGCATATTCGGGCATCTTGGGCTTATCCTGATTTTGCGTACAGCAAAGTGTTTGGTGTGCCGTTGTTTACGGGGTTTATGTATGCGGCGGTGGCGAGTTATATCATTCAGGCATGGCGATTGTTTGATTTGCATGTGTACCGAATGCCACCATATAGTTTGGCAACATTGACGGCTATTGCGATTTACTTGAATTTTTTTACGCATCATGCGATAGCAGATTTGCGTTGGTATATTGCTGCGTTTGTGATGGGCTTGTATGCGCGAAGTTATGTGGTGTTCACGCCGTATGATACGCCACGCAAAATGCCGATTTTGTTAGCCTTTGTTCTGATTGGTTTTTTTATTTGGTTGGCGGAAAATATCGGTACGTTTTTGGGTATTTGGCAGTATCCTAATCAAATGGGGGCGTGGTCATTGGTGCATATCAGCAAATTCAGTTCATGGTCGTTGTTGGTGATTATGACTTTTACGATTGTTACGCATTTGAAACATATTAAAGCAAC
This genomic interval carries:
- a CDS encoding CYTH domain-containing protein — protein: MHTKLEIERRFLLKNDTWREHASAPKTLQQGYLSVEKERTIRVRIVGEQAWLTLKGYISDATRSEFEYAIPLADAQMMMDTMCPFKIQKNRYLVEYSGYTFEIDEFFGDNAPLILAELELPSEDTDYPRPDWLGEEITADGRFTNAYISQHPYSTW
- the rpmB gene encoding 50S ribosomal protein L28, whose product is MAKVCKVTGKRPMSGNNVSHANNKTKRRFLPNLQSRRFWVESENRWVRLRLTNAALRTIDKNGIDAVLADLRARGEAI
- the rpmG gene encoding 50S ribosomal protein L33; its protein translation is MRDKIKLESSAGTGHFYTTTKNKRTMPGKMEIKKFDPVARKHVIYKETKLK
- a CDS encoding DUF817 domain-containing protein, whose product is MHAKLDKWLCEHPRRPRLHGFPRFLTEFWFFGLKEARACVFAGLFFVAMFLVPKSGILGLPRYDVLLIFAIVVQLGMLWAKWETWDEIKSITLFHIVGFILELFKTSPDIQAALLPADAHIRASWAYPDFAYSKVFGVPLFTGFMYAAVASYIIQAWRLFDLHVYRMPPYSLATLTAIAIYLNFFTHHAIADLRWYIAAFVMGLYARSYVVFTPYDTPRKMPILLAFVLIGFFIWLAENIGTFLGIWQYPNQMGAWSLVHISKFSSWSLLVIMTFTIVTHLKHIKATVFVAK